gatatgtgtatgcggaaacccgaaagtttttcggagtcccggatgagatcccggacgtcacgaggagttccggaatggtccggaggtgaagaattatatataggaagtcaagtttcggccaccgggaaagtttcgggggttaccggtattgtaccgggaccaccggaagggtcccgagggtccaccgggtggggccacctatcccggagggccccgtgggctgaagtgggaagggaaccagcccctagtgggctgggcgccccccagggcctcccccctacgcctagggttggaaaccctagggtgggggggcgccccacttgccttggggggcaaggcacccccctggccgccgcgccccccccccaccagatgggttctggccggcgccccccctcccagggggcctatataaagggggggagggagggtagcagaacaacagccttgggcgcctccctcctcccctgctacacctctccctctcgcagaagctcggcgaagccctgccgagacccgctacatccaccaccacgccgtcgtgctgctggatctccatcaacctctcctttccccttgctggatcaagaaggaggagacgtcgctgcaccgtacgtgtgttgaacgcagaggtgccgtccgttcggcactcggtcatcggtgatttgaatcacgacgagtacgactccgtcatccacgttcattggaacgcttccgctcgcgatctacaagggtatgtagatgcactcctttcccctcgttgctagtatactccatagatgcatcttggtgagcgtaggaaaattttaaaattatgctacgattcccaacaaaaaTGGAGTGGATCCTACAAAGAACACGACGAACACGAGGGGAAATACTCAAATCAACGGGAGAGATCACACTTGTGCTAGATCCATGGACATAAAGAGTGATACAAGATGCTAACGCAAGAAAGGACGATACAATAGGTAGCGAGTTCTTCTCCGAGAGGAGGTCTCGAGgggtcttcccgtgaggggtcttgaatccaatcgatggatcttctccgtagaggccgcAGTCTCTCGATGGAGTAGAACCGAATGGATGAGCAAAGTTCTATCTCTAAAATGaactaatcctttgctaaccgtAAAACGTGAGGGagagggagtatatatagtctggGGGCGACGGgttacatgggcctcggccctttactgtgcacAGAAAGGCTGGGCCAGACatccgggcgtcgggccggatgtccggaccTTCACGAGGAGCCGGATTTCCGGGgtggggccggatgtctgggctggcGGGGTCCAGCTTCGGTGCTCCCTGGATAGGTGCGGTCCGGATTTCCGGGCTAGTGGCCGGATGTCCAGCTGCTCACGACAGatcggatgtccggggcctgggccggatgtctgggctggcGGGGACTAGCTACGGGGAGGTTCTGTGAAGGATGCTGGATTTCTAGGCCGGGGACGCATGTCCGGGCTTGCGTCGGGCCGGATGTTCGGGGCCTGGGCCgaatgtccgggccctgtagctcAACGGCTGGGCGGCCGTGGGTGACACCTCCAGGGGCCGGATCTCCGGGTCTTGGCAGCTATTCTCGACTCCTttcgttggttctcttcatccatgaaCTTGGGGACTTGTCTGTCTTCATGTGCATCTTCGAGAGGGTCCTCTTGGTACCTAATCATGCATAACATTCCgaacttaggtagtagccatgtctcgcgAGGGTCATATGGAATATCACTAAGGAGATatgtcacctcgttctcgagagctctaacTCGTGCTCGTGTCATCGGTCCTCTTtgcacttggtgagacgatggtaggtccatggggatgaccataggatgctTCGCATCACAAGGGCAAATGTTGAAATGGTTCGGCGGCGACGATCGGCTGCACATCAGGGAGCTCGGATGGCTCTGCCCCTCTAGAAGGAGCACCGTTGTCACATCCAGATTTTCCCCAAACTGGAATGTTTAAACAAATTATAGGGAATATTTTTTTCTAGAACAGCTTATGTTGTCGCCTTTAGCTAAAATTTGCCTAGGATTTGCTTGTTGATTTACCTTGGTTGTTTTGTTTGATCACCTAGGAGGGTCAAAGGCCTTATGCAACTACTAGAAACCTCGCTAGGTTGTGGTTGAAACCTAAGCCACTGAAAATGGAAAGCCTAATTAAACCCTAAAAGGGAAATAGAAGAATAAAATTTCCAAAAAGAATTGGCTCAAAAAATATAAGCAATTGCGAGATGGGTTAAGTGAAAACCAAACCAAACAAATCTCAGAGGAGTTTTTTTGGCAAAATAAAATATATTCAAAAGAATATTTAAACAAAGGGGAATTATTTGATCAAAATTCTCAAATAAATTGTTCATCAAATCACAAATATTACATTTGGAATTTAGAGCAGGTTTCCTTTTGGAAGAAATTTTAAATTCAAAATAGAATAGAAATTACAAAGaaaccagaaaagaaaagaaacatgaaaagaataaataaaaggaaaagggGCCTAGCCAGACCCGGCGGTCAAATAAATAAACATGATAATTTCAGACTTTCTGTCACTTCCTCAGATTCCCTATGGTCTACTTTCATCCATCTGACATGTCAAACTCGATAGATATAGTCACCAACTTGAACCTGGTACTCGCCAACACTGTTTCAACACCCTCCGCACACTTGTGTGATGTCTGACCACCAGTGTCTTGGCCTGTCGCTGTGTCCCGTGCTTGGCGAGGCGTGCCGCGTCGAGTCTCTGTTGTCCTGGTCGAGTCTTCCGGGTAGCTAGCCCACATAGTCTCAACCCCCACTGCATAGAACCATCGATCATCACCGACCAATGGAGAGTATCACGTCTCCATCAGACCACTGGTACCTAGTCCGATCCACGTGTCTCTCGTTTTTCCCGCTGAAATAGGTTTCCACTCTCCATGCATTTACGCCGTAGCCCCTCCATTAGCACAGAGTATAGTCATCCATCGGACTCCggctccaccttcaacatgactccatggtgGTTGTACGTGCCACCCCGCGCCCCGTCGACTTTAAGCTTTCTCATGTGTACACTGTCTTGAGTCAACTTTGTGCCATAGTCCTGTTGAAGCCGCACAGGCCCTCAGGCCTGTACCACGTGTTTCCACGCCTCAGAAGTCAGCcaccatcagcatcacgctcCTATGTCATCATCGCTGAAATCACCGCCGTATTCTGCTTTGACCAACATCCAACGTCGATCCATCAGACTGTCCAGTTAGACCAAGTCAAAATTACCAAACTACAGTCATCCTCTATCATGCGCCTTGCCCGCCCCGCACAACATCGTGCATTGCTTGATGCCCTGTATATGCATGATCCCTGTCACGCTGTACTCCAGGCTCCCAAATCTACTTCTGCTAATTTTCCATCACGTGATACGTCCATCATTAGCCGGCTTGACTTCCCGCAATGTTTCAAGCATCCTTGTTGCATCAACCAAGTTACAGTAACTCTCGTGGTGTGCCGAAGTGCACTTGAGCAAAACAACCAAAAGAATCCCTTTGATCAACAATGCTCCACGTACTGGTATACTTCAAGCACAACTCCCAATGTTTACTTTTCAATTGCTGCCAAAGCCTTGCTACTTCCGATGGGTTCAGCCCTTGATGATTTTTCTCGCTGGTAGATTTATCATGTCTGAGCATGCCGCCATGCGCTGGCTCAACCTTTTCTTTTCTCAACTTGCCGAACATTGCTCACACCACGCGCTGCAGCCTCACTTGGGCCAGTGGCCCGTCTGGGCCTCTCCCACGTGCACCGCATCTCGGCCTGCTCACGCCCGCGCCTGGGCTTTGCCAGCTCCGCTTGCTGCTGCACACGCGTCGCGACTGCCTGAACCGACCAAACCGATCGATCCGTCTCGGCCAAGAACTCCAGCCGTCGTACGTCCGATCTCGCCGAGATCGTTTTGTTCCAAACAAATCTCGATGGCTGTCTCCCGGTTACTCCATTACAACTCGCCACATCTGCTTCTAAACCGCAACTCGCCGACGTACAATCCGTCCCGTATTACGACCGCCTCCTGCAGATTTCGTCGTTGTTCTTTCTCCTCTAGATAAGTCTCTGACCTCCTCAAAACCTTGATCATATAGTACTATTTATTAAAATAAATCTAAGACGCATAGTCAATCATCTAAAGAAAAAGCAATCATACGAACACGATACCGAAACTTGTTAATAAGGTTCACCGATATGGTTACATCTTCGGGACACGagcgctcctccccatgacaccgctacaataccgcacccggCCGTCTGGACACCGGCATACGACGCCTGCTTTCTCTACATGCATGTGCTATTATGTTGCCATatgttacatcgtgtgtctatcCTCTCATTATATAGAAAACGTAGGATACAAGTGTTTTACTTGGAGACGACTCCATATTCTGTCTACACACCGTACAACTTGTAACCTAACTGtacaataatattcgacacaactctaacagaTGATGGTTGAACGCACCACTTAACGCACTCTCAGCTCACAAAATGACCCTTACAATGCTCCAGCAAGGGTATCCTTTAATCAGTTGCTGTCATAAAAATGACTTATACTCGTATCGCTCTATCCATCCTTTGGTGTCCACTGGTTCTGGTTCCTCTATCTCTATCCATCCAACTTTTCTCCTCCTCGTCACCTCATTTTCATTCACGTAACAAAATCGGCCCAGGCGTCTAGCAGCCATGTTTTCTCTTCCGTCGTTCACACGACCACTTCTCCACTGTCACACCACACGCGTGCATATGTGGTAGCCGCGCAGTGTTATTGTTCTCTCCACCACTCACTCCTTTGTCGACAGCAGCTGATCCGGCGTGTCTTACTGAGAAAATTTAGCATCGCTGAGTCTCCTCAATGGCACAAGAAAAGAGACGGGAACAACTCTAACTCGCTGGAGGTGGAGTACTAGTATAATACGGAGTATAAAATGCCGCTAACGTTGCAACTCGTTGGTGCATGCCCAGCAAGTCCGGATCTTGCTGCACCGGCAATGGATCAGGCCGCCTCctactccaccaccaccacgccccTGCTGCTGATCCTCGGCTCCCTCACGCTCGCGGTCTCGCTGTTCGTGCTGATTGGTCGCAGCAGCCATGGACGCGGGAAGGCGGGGCTCCCGCCCGGCCCGCCGGCGCTGCTCTTCCTCGCCAAGTTCGTCGCGCTCCGCCGGTCCATATTCGACCTGGGCCCGCTGCTCGTCGACCTTCACGCGCGCCACGGCCCCGTCATCTCCGTGCGCCTCTTCCGCACGCTCGTCTTCGTCGCCGACCGCAAGCTGGCCCACCGCGCGCTCGTCCAGGGCGGCGCCACCTTCGCCGACAGGCCGCCGCCGGTCGACCCTGTCCGCATGTTCACTTCCGGGGGACGTGACATCAGCTCCTcctcctacgggccgtactggcgcctccTCCGCCGGAACCTCGCCGGGGAGGCGCTCAGCCCTGCCCGTGTTGGTCTCTTCGCGCCGGCGAGGAGGTGGGCGTGCGACGGCCTCGTCTCCAGCCTCCTCAGCGAGCAGCAATCGCAGCGCCAGGACGCCGTGACGCTCAGGCCGCTCCTGCGCCGGGCCATGTTCGAGCTGCTCGTGTACATGTGCTTCGGCGCACGGCTCGGACGGGAAACGCTCGACGAGGTGGAGGAGCTGCAGCACCAGGCGCTACTCTCGGTCACCACATTCCCggtcttcgccttcttcccggCGGTCACTAAGAGACTCTTCGGCAGACGCTGGGCGGCGTGCCTCGCTGTGCGCAGGAGGCAGGACGAGGTATTCGTCCCGCTCATCCACGCGAAGCGCGGCGACGGTGACCCGCCGTGCTACGCCGACTCCCTCCTCGCCGTCCGCGTGGCCGATGAGGGCGGCCGCCAGCTCACTGACGCCGAGATGGTCGCCCTCTGCTCCGAGTTCATGAACGGTGGAACAGATACCACGGTGACCTTGCTGGAGTGGATCGTGGCCGAGCTCGTGCAACACCCCGACGTCCAGACCAAGGTCTACGAGGAGGTGAAAGCTAATCCAGAGCTCAACAACCTGCAGGCAATGCCGTACCTGAAGGCCGTCGTGCTCGAGGGCCTTCGGCTGCACCCGCCAGGCCACTTCGTCCTCCCGCACGGCGTGCAGAGCGGCGACGCGGAGATCGCGGCCTACGCGGTGCCCAAGGGAGCGGAGGTCAACTTCCTGGTAGCGGAGATTGGCCGCGACGAGACTGTGTGGACGGCGGCGCGGGAGTTCCGTCCGGAGAGGTTCCTGGAGGGCGGCGAGGGGCACGGAGTGGACATCACGGGGAGCAGGGAGATCAAGATGATGCCTTTCGGCGCAGGGCGCAGGATGTGCCCGGGGTACACGCTGGGCATGCACCACGCCGAGTACTTCGTGGCGAGAATGGTGAGGGAGCTGGAGTGGCGGCCGGCAGCGGAGGGGGCGAAGGTGGACATGGCGGAGACGCTCGATTTCACCACCGTGATGAAGCACCCGCTCCGTGCGCTCATCGTCTCCAGAAGCTAACGATTTCCCACCCAGAATGCAACCTCTCGACATATGAGTCGAAGAATACGTCGACGCAACTTTTTTATGGCGTTTAAAAGTATTTGAGTTTTTAATTTGTACTCTACTTACTAAATCAAACATATTAAGGTTTGATCATGTCTATAAAAAATACACCAACATCTGCAACACTGGATTTTTTTACATCAGTACAAACACAAGCTACATAAGCTCTCATATATACACGCATACGCTCATCCCTataaacatacacacgcacaccctatccCTACGAGCAActtttttattgcatttaaaagtATTGGATGCCGATAAATGCATGGGCGTTAGGGGGCTGCCCACACATTTTGTGTGGTGTATAAAAGGAACAGCCCACACACCCACGTGTGGGCAAAAAAAGTAATGCCCACACACTTCTTTTTTCCTCCCGATCCCTCTCACACGCGTGCGTGTGGGCGAAATAGATGACGCCCACACGCCTCgtacgtcaggcctcgtacctcgtggtcccgcacgcccgcgtgacagtcaccgcgtgtcccgcagttgccatggtccagaccctcgtccatgttcgtttaactgcagttgccacgtcgctgaacttcggttgccatgtcggacaactacagttgccatggttgctcaactgtagttgccatgtatggtctgatctactgcagttgccatgatttcaaaactttaggagttgccacccactaaacactaggcagttgccatgtagcactacaaGAAGGCATTGCAAaaaaacatgttcgggtaaaagagagagttgtcatgtgctcacaagcacgctagggcagttgccatgtaaaagaaagagttgccatctgcttacgtaCACGCTacggcagttgccatgtaccatgcaaaaacacatggcaactcgggtaaaaaagagttgccatctgcttacaagcaaaagctagggcagttgccatatgcctgcagaaacacatggcaactgcCAGCTTTGGGTGTGGGCTAGAAGACGGGCATGTGGGCGAAGTGATAAACGCCCACACACTAGCCCCCTCCGCGTGCGTGAAACTAGTGTGTGGGCGAGttgctaaacgcccacacaccagccccctGTGTGGTGAAAGAGAACGTGTGGGCGACCGgatgaatgcccacacaccaacttagtcctacgtggcacacaaaaACTGCTAGAACGCGTCAAGATTCGTGCAGAATTGGTTGGACGAGGATCCATGCATGTGAGCGAGTTGCCAGAtacccacacgtgtgggcgttagacTTTTCGGAAGTATTTGAATTTTAATTTATACTCCTACTTACTAAATCAAACATATTAAGGTTTGATCATGTCTAAAAAAAATACACCAACGTCTGCAACACTGGATTTTTTTTTACATCAGTACAGATACAAACTACACAAATTCTGATATATACACGCATACACTCATCTCTATGAACGTACTACACACGCATAGAGCCGGCATATCcctatttttttttgaaacggaggcaaaagttTTGCCTCATCGATTAATTAAGAAGAAGAGAATTGCCCGGTTAATTATGGAAAACCGGGCGAAAACCAATACAAATACACCACATGCGAACTACTCACAAAGTATGGAACACCACAACCGCACGATCGATCCAATAGACATAACCAACCGCACAACAACAAACCCTCGCACTTATAAAACACAATGGAACACCCAACAGGAACACCTCGACTGAAGACAACGGACACCACCATGGGGACAGTCGAAGACATTTGAGATCATCCATTTAAGCAGCGGCGGACGCCTTTCCTATGGCGCCACACTTCTTGCCTATGCTCCTAAGAGCTTTTTCCACCTTCTCGATTTTGCCCGTTGTAGCCTTGTTCGTCAGGATGCAAGCAATCGCCTTACCAGATCCGGGGCTAGCCACTTCCAAACTAGCAAGCAAGTTATAGATCTCTTTCACAAACAGAGCCTCAGAATTAGTTGTCGACACACTTGTTTTATCAACCTCATCACCCACAGACACCACTTGCCCAATGTT
This sequence is a window from Aegilops tauschii subsp. strangulata cultivar AL8/78 chromosome 7, Aet v6.0, whole genome shotgun sequence. Protein-coding genes within it:
- the LOC109755199 gene encoding cytochrome P450 89A9, translated to MPLTLQLVGACPASPDLAAPAMDQAASYSTTTTPLLLILGSLTLAVSLFVLIGRSSHGRGKAGLPPGPPALLFLAKFVALRRSIFDLGPLLVDLHARHGPVISVRLFRTLVFVADRKLAHRALVQGGATFADRPPPVDPVRMFTSGGRDISSSSYGPYWRLLRRNLAGEALSPARVGLFAPARRWACDGLVSSLLSEQQSQRQDAVTLRPLLRRAMFELLVYMCFGARLGRETLDEVEELQHQALLSVTTFPVFAFFPAVTKRLFGRRWAACLAVRRRQDEVFVPLIHAKRGDGDPPCYADSLLAVRVADEGGRQLTDAEMVALCSEFMNGGTDTTVTLLEWIVAELVQHPDVQTKVYEEVKANPELNNLQAMPYLKAVVLEGLRLHPPGHFVLPHGVQSGDAEIAAYAVPKGAEVNFLVAEIGRDETVWTAAREFRPERFLEGGEGHGVDITGSREIKMMPFGAGRRMCPGYTLGMHHAEYFVARMVRELEWRPAAEGAKVDMAETLDFTTVMKHPLRALIVSRS